Within the Staphylococcus warneri genome, the region TAGCCGCCTAATGCTGGTGTTGGATGCATTCGATCAATTAACCCAATATATGATTGTTCTTTTAAATTACCTTGTATTTTTGTGAATAGATGATACAAATGGTCATTTTTTAAAATGTTTGGTGTTTCATTGTAGTATACATCTTCAACATATGGTTGAATATCATTCAATATACTTTCCACTACAATTTGATGTTCATTTAAATTCTTTTTATCATTTAGAAAAGCTTGTAAGTTTTCTTCATCTTCCTGTTCATTTTGAGAACGTTTAATTGTACCTGCTACTGCTTTAGTTGAAAGCACTTGATTTTCAACTTTTAATAATTGTTCAGGCGTTTGTGAAAAGAACACAGATTCATTAGATTCAAGTAAGAAGATATAACTGTTTTTTTCATTCTTTAATGCTCTAGTCAAAATATATGGAATACTTATCTCTTTATCAAATTTAATTAATCTTCTACGTGCAAGTACAATTTTCTTAGAATAGTCAATACTATTAATCGCTTCTTGTACTAAATCTCGCCATTCATCTAAATAGATATCCTCCATACGAGTAACATTCCCCAGGTGATCATCTTCCATATCGACATTGGCTTGTTCCAAATCATTGACTAATGACTTGAAAGTATCCATTTCAAATGTCTTTTTTTCAGTTGTATAAGTTATAAATGTTCGATTATTTTCAGTAGAAATCAACACCTCAGGTAGCACAAAATGATTTAATCCATATGCTCGCCATTCATCATCAGATTTATGTTTTGAAAATTGGAATCCACCACATAAACGTAAATGATGTTTCTCACTATCTGGATGAATTAACTCTATATCTTTTTTTAACGTTTCCCATTCTTTAAAGATAGACTGTTTATTTTCGAAATCATTTTCAAATTTTCGAATCGCATGATAACCGAAATATGAAGATTGATTGTCATTTAATCGCAAATAAAAACGATCGCCTGCTTGCGATTCAGTTATATGAAATAGAGTACTTGGATCTAATTGCTTGTCTAACTCTACTTCAACAGAGACCCAATCCTTAGAACTTCCATATAGCTTGTCGACAATCTCATCTTCTCTTACGTTAACAGTCATTCATCTCACTTCTTTCTTCTATATTTACTCATTAGTATATTGTATCATTTTTCAATGCTAATTTTGGTGCGAATTGCTTAATAAACACATGCAATTTTTCACGTGAATTGACCTTTATTCATAATTACTTTAAAATATGAATGTTAAAACTAAAAATTAAGAGGTTATAAAAATGTCAGATCAATATCAACAATATTCAACGGTTAAAAAGTATTGGCAATTGATGAGACCTCATACCTTAACTGCCGCAGTTGTACCAGTTCTAGTTGGGACAGCTTCAGCTAAATTATTCCTACTTGGTAGTGAAGATCATCTTAAATTCAGTCTATTCTTAGCCATGTTAATTGCTTGCTTATTAATCCAAGCGGCTACAAACATGTTTAATGAATATTATGATTTTAAAAAAGGCTTAGATGATCATACTTCTGTAGGTATCGGTGGTGCTATTGTAAGAAATGGTATGAGTCCTAAACTTGTGATGAATATCGCGATTGCTTTTTATATTATTGCCGCCTTACTAGGTATATTCTTAGCTTTCCATAGTTCATTTTGGATTATTCCAATAGGCGTTGTTTGTATGGCAATTGGTTATTTATATACAGGTGGACCAATGCCGATTTCATGGACGCCATTTGGCGAATTATTCTCAGGCGTATTTATGGGTATGATTATCATCTTATTAGCCTTTTTCATTCAAACAGGTAATGTTCAAGGACTAATCATTTGGTTAAGTATCCCTATCGTCATAACAATTGGACTTATAAACATGGCTAACAACATAAGAGATCGTGTCAAAGATAAAGCTAGTGGACGTAAAACACTACCTATTTTACTTGGTAAACGCGCCTCAGTTATCTTTATGGCCACAATGTATGTTGTCGCATATGCACTTGTAGTATTTACTGCCTTATTTAAATCTGGTGGGTCATTATTCTATTTATTAGTTTTATTGTCATTCCCAATGCCAATTAAAGCCGTAAGAAGATTTAACAAAAATGATACACCTGAGACAATGATGCCTGCCATGGCTGCTACTGGTAAAACAAATACTATTTTCGGTTTATTATATGCATTAGGCATTTATATTAGTGCATTGTTAGGTGCAATTTAATACCATTTAATTACTCGGCAATGATTACCATTCATTGTCGAGTTTTCTTTCTAATTATTTATATTTAATCATATGTCTATAAAGATGACCGTAAAGATCGATATCATTCACTGTCTTAAATCCTAATTTTTTATATAGATTTAGCGCTTTTTCATTATCATAATCACAATTTAGACTCCATTTTTTCTCAGGGTACTTCTCCAAAAGATAAGTCATCAGTTGTGTAGCTATACCTTGACCTCTATATTCAGGAAACGTAGCTACGGTTTCAATATACATCTCATCGTCCTCTGCTTCTTTCACTGGTAAAGGTGTACCATATTTACGAATATCTTCATCAAGCGGTAACTTTAACCAATTTTTCTCATAATCAAGTTCGTGTTTACCATCATATGCAATAACACAACCTGCAACTTTGCCATTGACTTCATAAACCCAAACATTTTTATAATAACTTCGATATTCTACATTAACAATACTC harbors:
- a CDS encoding 1,4-dihydroxy-2-naphthoate polyprenyltransferase, whose translation is MSDQYQQYSTVKKYWQLMRPHTLTAAVVPVLVGTASAKLFLLGSEDHLKFSLFLAMLIACLLIQAATNMFNEYYDFKKGLDDHTSVGIGGAIVRNGMSPKLVMNIAIAFYIIAALLGIFLAFHSSFWIIPIGVVCMAIGYLYTGGPMPISWTPFGELFSGVFMGMIIILLAFFIQTGNVQGLIIWLSIPIVITIGLINMANNIRDRVKDKASGRKTLPILLGKRASVIFMATMYVVAYALVVFTALFKSGGSLFYLLVLLSFPMPIKAVRRFNKNDTPETMMPAMAATGKTNTIFGLLYALGIYISALLGAI
- a CDS encoding isochorismate synthase, with the protein product MTVNVREDEIVDKLYGSSKDWVSVEVELDKQLDPSTLFHITESQAGDRFYLRLNDNQSSYFGYHAIRKFENDFENKQSIFKEWETLKKDIELIHPDSEKHHLRLCGGFQFSKHKSDDEWRAYGLNHFVLPEVLISTENNRTFITYTTEKKTFEMDTFKSLVNDLEQANVDMEDDHLGNVTRMEDIYLDEWRDLVQEAINSIDYSKKIVLARRRLIKFDKEISIPYILTRALKNEKNSYIFLLESNESVFFSQTPEQLLKVENQVLSTKAVAGTIKRSQNEQEDEENLQAFLNDKKNLNEHQIVVESILNDIQPYVEDVYYNETPNILKNDHLYHLFTKIQGNLKEQSYIGLIDRMHPTPALGGYPKDEALEFIEQKEFGTRGLYGSPVGYIDVYDDCEFIVAIRSMLIKGDQATLFAGCGIVKDSDPDSEIAETAVKFSPMMNALGVDKHE
- a CDS encoding GNAT family N-acetyltransferase, with the protein product MIRQAHPSDNKRIAELCFMIWEDMELDIVNEISQERIMNILELSIVNVEYRSYYKNVWVYEVNGKVAGCVIAYDGKHELDYEKNWLKLPLDEDIRKYGTPLPVKEAEDDEMYIETVATFPEYRGQGIATQLMTYLLEKYPEKKWSLNCDYDNEKALNLYKKLGFKTVNDIDLYGHLYRHMIKYK